A genomic region of Seriola aureovittata isolate HTS-2021-v1 ecotype China chromosome 21, ASM2101889v1, whole genome shotgun sequence contains the following coding sequences:
- the six3b gene encoding homeobox protein SIX3b — MVFRSPLDFFSASRLLLPHLADAPSILSRSRSPEDPPSACPPTTFPGLCFSAAQIAAVCETLEETGDIERLARFLWSLPMTTDGRDSISEHESVQRARAVVAYHTGSFRELYHILETHRFTRASHGKLQAMWLEAHYREAEKLRGRALGPVDKYRVRKKFPLPRTIWDGEQKTHCFKERTRGLLREWYLQDPYPNPGKKRELAHATGLTPTQVGNWFKNRRQRDRAAAAKNRLQHHRMCPDGARALSGGECSPDGSAERADGQTLLSVTDSDSDLDV; from the exons ATGGTTTTCAGATCGCCACTCGACTTTTTCTCAGCCTCCCGTCTCCTCTTGCCGCACTTGGCGGATGCGCCCTCTATCCTGTCCCGCTCCCGGTCCCCGGAGGACCCTCCCTCCGCCTGCCCTCCCACGACTTTCCCGGGACTGTGCTTCTCGGCCGCACAGATCGCCGCCGTGTGTGAGACTCTGGAGGAGACCGGAGACATCGAGCGACTGGCCCGCTTCCTCTGGTCGCTCCCGATGACCACAGACGGCCGCGACTCAATCTCTGAGCACGAGTCCGTGCAGCGGGCTCGCGCCGTGGTGGCCTACCACACCGGGAGTTTCCGCGAGCTGTATCACATCCTGGAGACGCACCGCTTTACGCGTGCCTCGCACGGTAAACTGCAGGCGATGTGGCTCGAAGCTCACTACCGGGAGGCAGAGAAGCTGCGGGGGCGGGCGCTCGGACCGGTGGACAAGTACCGCGTGAGGAAGAAGTTCCCGTTACCAAGGACCATCTGGGACGGAGAGCAGAAGACGCACTGTTTCAAGGAGCGCACGCGGGGGCTGCTGAGAGAGTGGTACCTGCAGGACCCGTACCCGAACCCCGGGAAGAAGCGGGAGCTGGCGCACGCCACCGGGCTGACACCGACTCAGGTTGGGAACTGGTTCAAAAACCGGAGACAGAGAGACCGGGCGGCAGCAGCCAAGAACAG GTTGCAGCACCACCGGATGTGTCCTGACGGTGCACGTGCACTTAGTGGAGGAGAGTGCAGTCCAGACGGGAGTGCAGAGCGCGCGGATGGACAAACTCTTCTCTCAGTAACGGACAGTGACTCTGACTTGGATGTGTGA